The Neofelis nebulosa isolate mNeoNeb1 chromosome 16, mNeoNeb1.pri, whole genome shotgun sequence genome includes a window with the following:
- the CBX4 gene encoding E3 SUMO-protein ligase CBX4 has protein sequence MELPAVGEHVFAVESIEKKRIRKGRVEYLVKWRGWSPKYNTWEPEENILDPRLLIAFQNRERQEQLMGYRKRGPKPKPLVVQVPTFARRSNVLTGLQDSSADNRSKLELGAQGKGQGHQYELNSKKHHQYQPHSKERTGKPPPPGKSGKYYYQLNSKKHHPYQPDPKMYDLQYQGGHKEAPSPTCPDLGAKSHPPDKWAHGAGAKGYLGAVKPLAGAAGAPGKGSEKGPPNGMTPAPKEAVTGNGIGGKMKIVKNKNKNGRIVIVMSKYMENGMQAVKIKSGEAAEGEARSPSHKKRAAEERHPPADRTFKKAAGTDEKKAEAPSKRREEEAPGAGDPQPQDAGSRKLSPTKEAFGEQPLQLTTKPDLLAWDPARSSHPPSHHHHHHHHHHHHHHSVGLNLSHARKRCLSETHGEREPCKKRLTARSISTPTCLGGSPAAEPPTDVPPTAALPQPEVILLDSDLDEPIDLRCVKTRGEAGEPPSALQVKPEAPATASAVAAAAPVTAAEKPPAEAQDEPEEPLSDFKPFFGNIIITDVTANCLTVTFKEYVTV, from the exons ATGGAGCTGCCAGCTGTTGGCGAGCACGTCTTCGCGGTGGAGAGCATCGAGAAGAAGCGGATCCGCAAG GGCAGAGTGGAGTATCTGGTGAAATGGAGAGGCTGGTCCCCCAA ATATAACACGTGGGAGCCGGAGGAGAACATCCTGGATCCCCGGCTGCTGATCGCCTTCCAGAACAG GGAACGGCAGGAGCAGCTGATGGGATATCGGAAGAGAGGGCCGAAGCCCAAACCGCTGGTGGTGCAG GTACCTACCTTTGCCCGTCGCTCCAACGTGCTGACTGGACTCCAGGACTCCTCCGCAGACAACCGCTCCAAGCTGGAGCTGGGCGCTCAGGGCAAGGGCCAGGGCCACCAGTACGAGCTCAACAGCAAGAAGCACCACCAGTACCAGCCCCACAGCAAGGAGCGAACCGGCAAGCCCCCCCCGCCCGGCAAGAGCGGCAAGTATTACTACCAGCTCAACAGCAAGAAGCACCACCCCTACCAGCCGGACCCCAAGATGTACGACCTGCAGTACCAGGGCGGCCACAAGGAGGCGCCCAGCCCCACTTGCCCGGACCTGGGCGCCAAGAGCCACCCGCCGGACAAGTGGGCCCACGGCGCGGGGGCCAAGGGCTACCTGGGAGCCGTGAAGCCCTTGGCCGGTGCGGCCGGGGCCCCAGGCAAGGGCTCCGAGAAGGGCCCCCCCAACGGGATGACGCCGGCCCCCAAAGAGGCGGTGACGGGCAACGGGATTGGGGGCAAGATGAAGATCgtcaagaacaagaacaagaatggACGCATCGTGATCGTGATGAGCAAATACATGGAGAACGGCATGCAGGCGGTGAAGATCAAGTCCGGCGAGGCGGCCGAGGGCGAGGCGCGCTCCCCCAGCCACAAGAAGCGGGCCGCCGAGGAGCGCCACCCTCCGGCCGACAGGACTTTCAAAAAGGCAGCGGGGACGGACGAGAAGAAGGCGGAAGCACCATccaagaggagggaggaggaggcgcCGGGGGCCGGCGACCCGCAGCCCCAGGACGCCGGCTCCCGCAAGCTCTCCCCCACCAAGGAGGCCTTCGGCGAGCAGCCGCTACAGCTCACCACCAAGCCCGACCTGCTGGCCTGGGACCCGGCCCGGAGCTCCCACCcgccctcccaccaccaccaccaccaccaccaccatcaccaccaccaccactcggTCGGCCTCAATCTCTCCCACGCGCGCAAGCGCTGCCTCTCCGAGACCCACGGCGAGCGCGAGCCCTGCAAAAAGCGCCTCACGGCGCGCAGCATCAGCACCCCCACCTGCCTGGGGGGCAGCCCGGCCGCCGAGCCCCCCACCGACGTGCCCCCCACCGCCGCCCTCCCGCAGCCCGAGGTCATCCTGCTGGACTCGGATCTGGACGAGCCCATAGACTTGCGCTGCGTCAAGACGCGCGGCGAGGCCGGAGAGCCCCCAAGCGCCCTCCAAGTGAAGCCCGAGGCGCCCGCGACGGCGTCGGCGGTGGCGGCCGCCGCGCCGGTGACGGCGGCCGAGAAGCCTCCAGCCGAGGCCCAGGACGAGCCCGAGGAGCCGCTGAGCGATTTCAAGCCCTTCTTTGGGAATATAATTATCACCGACGTCACCGCGAACTGCCTCACCGTCACGTTCAAGGAGTACGTGACGGTGTAG